In the Thermomicrobiales bacterium genome, TTCCGCGAAACCGTCGCGATGACGGACATATCGTCATATCGGGCGGCGCGGTCGGGAAGTAGGGTTGGGGAGCTATGGGTCGTTATATTATTCGTCGTGTCATCACGGCGGTTCCGACGCTGATCGCGATCAGCATGGTCATCTTCGCGATCCTTGCGCTCGCGCCCGGCGACCCACTGTCAGATCTGGCGCTCAACCCGTCGGTGCCACCTGAGGTGCGCCAACGAATCCGCGAGAGCATGGGGCTCGAAGATCCGATCCCGGTCCGCTATGCGAAGTGGGCCAGCTCTCTCTTCCGGTTTGATTTCGGCTACTCGTTCCGCACACGCGGCCCTGTCATCGACCTGATCAAGCAGCGGCTACCGACGACGCTGTACATCAGTGGCTCGGCATTCCTGCTCTCGATTCTTATAGCCATACCAATCGGAGTGCTATCGGCGGTCAAACAGTACTCCGTCTTTGACAACGTCGCGACGACGCTTGCCTTCATCGGCTTCTCGTTACCGACGTTCGCAACCGGCCTCTTCTTTATCCTGCTCTTTACGATCAAGTTAGGCTGGTTACCATCGATCTATAGATCGACGCTCGACACGCAAGGGTTAGCCGGGGTCTGGGAACGGATCAGGCAGGCGATCATGCCTGTCACTGTGCTTGCCCTGTTCCAGGCGGCGATCTTGCTCCGCTTCGTGCGCGCGTCGATGCTGGAGAATATCCACCAGGACTATGTTCGCACCGCCCGAGCCAAGGGGCTGACGGAGCGCAACGTCATCGGCAAGCATGCGCTGCGCAATGCCCTGATCCCGGTGATCACGATCATCGCGCTCTCGCTGCCGGGCGTCATCACCGGCGCAGTTGTTACCGAGCAGATCTTCAAGGTTCCGGGCATGGGCGCGCTGCTGATTACGGCGATCCAGAACAACGACACGCCGGTAGTCATGGCGATTACGTTCATGTTCTCGATTCTAGTGGTGTTCTTTAATCTGGTGGCGGATGTCATCTATGGCGTCCTTGACCCACGGATCAAGTACTCGTAGGCGCGACAGACGAGCACACGAGGAGAGAGGACGATCTGATGGCTGAAGCCCCTGACGCTCAAATTCAGGGTAGCCCCGCGGCTGCGATATTGGACGCGGGACGGCTCGGCTCTCGCAAGCCGCGCTCGCTCTGGTCCG is a window encoding:
- a CDS encoding ABC transporter permease, translating into MGRYIIRRVITAVPTLIAISMVIFAILALAPGDPLSDLALNPSVPPEVRQRIRESMGLEDPIPVRYAKWASSLFRFDFGYSFRTRGPVIDLIKQRLPTTLYISGSAFLLSILIAIPIGVLSAVKQYSVFDNVATTLAFIGFSLPTFATGLFFILLFTIKLGWLPSIYRSTLDTQGLAGVWERIRQAIMPVTVLALFQAAILLRFVRASMLENIHQDYVRTARAKGLTERNVIGKHALRNALIPVITIIALSLPGVITGAVVTEQIFKVPGMGALLITAIQNNDTPVVMAITFMFSILVVFFNLVADVIYGVLDPRIKYS